ATTGTGAAATAGCTGCGAGTAATTTGGGGATTCAGTTTCAGTAccctatatattatatatttaaaaactgccTTTTAAATAGCTTTTGGAGAAAGGATATTTCATTCCTACTCAAGTAAACTTATTGCAAATAAATTTGCTTtgattgtattattattaaataaaaacttatttcatGAAATACCAGTTTTTCAAATAGCATCTTGCTACAgactataattttaagaaatgttacaTAACACTATTGTATTCTTCATTGAGCTCTAattatagactttaaaaattatcaaattaagTGTCagaactttattgttttttaatgatcCTTTCTTTCTACTATAGGAACAATTTACCGCAATGAGGGATTTATACATGAAAAATGGACAAGGCTTTGCATTAGTTTACTCCATCACAGCACAGTCTACATTTAATGATTTACAAGATCTGAGAGAGCAGATTCTTCGAGTTAAAGACACTGATGATGTAAGCTGACTtcctaataaatatattttacttgaaaCCCTTATTGTAGTGATATCCAATTTAAGACTGAATTTAAATCTAATTTAAAGTTCATGTGTTTGGGATGGGCATTGTTTTTCAAACGCCTTTTTCTGGAAAGGCAAAAATACGTCTTTAAAActtatacatattttcaaatatataatgtgGAAAGTGAGAAATAACCTTCCTCTCCCCTTAATCCGTGTGAAATAAATTCTGTGCCCTtactatttttaaacaatatgtttggtggggaggaagaaaagatgtGGGTGGCAAATGTTACTAATAGATGTTCTGGCCATATTTCTCATAGACTCAAGAGACTTCTAACAATCAGAACTACATATGAACACATCTCAAACAACtgacagaaaaagaacataaagatactttttaaaggaaGCCAACAAATACATTAAATTCTTACATTAATTTGCATGCCCCTTCACAGTGTACCATAATAGAGTTTAATCCCTAGGAAACTTCAAAAGGATTACTTCAATTCCTCATCATATTATAGatagcagtggttttcaaaattcatcttgcatcagaatcacctataAATCTGGTTTAAACAGATAGCTAGGCTTCACGccaagtttctgattcagtaggtctataATAGGGCTcaagaatttacatttctcaAAGGTTTCTAGATGGTGTTGATGCTGCTGGGGTCTGGGCATCacacttttggttttggttttttgttttgttttgttttgtatttttcgttttttttaagattttatttattcatgggagacacagataagcagtgggagaagcaggctccctgcaggaagcctaatgcaggactcaatgggatcacgacctgagccgaaggcagaagctcgaccactgagcaacccaggtgcccctgggcaccactttttaatatatataaattattaaaactttacatatatatataattataagcaAATATTATGAGAGATCAGAAACATCTGTGTGAAATGTTGCCTTTTCCTGGACTTCTGAAATAGAAGAACTttggttgttttaattttatttatttattttatttatttatttatttatttatttatttatttatttatttatttatttatttattattttttgtatatttttttattggagttcgatttgccaacatgtagtgtAACACCGGTGCTCATCtggtcaagtgcccccttcagtgcccatcacccagtcaccccgtacCCCCCCCTtgcacctccccttccactactccccTCTTCATGAAACAGGAGAACTTTCGGGGATTCTTACATATTTACATCTCAGTGAACATTTCTTAATTAGTaagtctgttttctgtttctgataattagttttattttatcaaCTACATTAAATAagtatgaatataaaattctgtATCTGTTCATAAAAGCCAAAATTGTTGGTACTCTTAATTCGAATCTTTTTCCAAAAATTCTCTAGAAAGCCAGCTTCTAAATAATTAATAGGAATTTTACAGAGTGAATATTATTTATCTCTATagtgtcctgtatttttaaaaaaaattttatttaggacagccccggtggctcagcggtttagtgccgcctgcagcccaaggtgtgatcctggagaccctggatcgagtcccacgtcaggctccctgcatgaagcctgcttctccctctgcctgtgtctctgcctctctctcctccctgtgtattctcatgaataaataaataaaatcttttttaaaaaataatattttatttaaattcaatctgccaacatatagtataacacctagtgatCATCCCTTCTCTGTAATGTCCTTTTAAAATAGACATAATGATTAAAGTGGTCTAAATTTTTagtaaattaagattttattttctagctttttaatATAGACTACATGAGAAACTATAAATTTACTTTAGGGGctttccaaatttctcctttttgtgtTATGAAATTGAGAATGATTATTTGATAAATGCATGTCAACAAaccagaaaacttttttttcaaaccagAAAGCTTAAAATTGATTCACAttctttagaaaatactttaaaattttgaaatatattgggTTTTCATAGTAATATccttttgtactttcttttttaatgattttgtgttttgcttaCTATATTTAGTTACAAGTCCATTGAAACACAATTTTAAGgaatcccccctccccctcccttttatAGGTAGATCATagcttgttttctaaaaatttcacaTGGAAGATTCTTAACAGGGTAATGCTTTcatgtaaatctttttaatttagtatttttctgTGGCATAAAAAGTAATCCTTAAGAGTTGACTTTTATAATTCTTTGGAGTTGAATTTATATagtaatttatttactttttttttttttttttttccgctcacaactttttttgtatttctaggtTCCAATGATTCTGGTTGGTAATAAGTGTGACTTGGAAGATGAAAGAGTTGTAGGAAAGGAACAAGGTCAAAATCTAGCAAGACAATGGAACAACTGTGCATTCTTAGAATCTTCtgcaaaatcaaaaataaatgttaatgaggTATAgtgaaatatactttaaaaaactctTTACTTGGAATTCagcatttaaaattaatgaaaaataatgcttGTGTATTAACACAACTTTAGATTAATGCTTACTCCAGGTGCTTTTTTGATCTTACAGACAAAAATCTTACGTTAAACATATGCATGTTCATAAGCAACATTGCTTATTTAGCCTCTAAATTTACTATGAGAAAAAGGAAGACTGGACAGAAAAGGATAGGGGTGGGAAAGACAGGATTAAGTAttcaggttgtgtgtgtgtgtgtgtgtgtgtgtgtataaaggaTGTTTTGTGTAAGATGGAGACACATACAAGAAGGCATGCACGGTTCTGCCTTGAAGGGGCTTATGTCATCTAGGGTAAAGATAACATAGGCTTGAGGagtaaaagattattttctttgaatcatGTTAAATATTGTAATGACCTACAATAAGAACTTTGCTGCTCCTTaactcagtatttattttaaggagaacAGTTTTAGCcctcccaaaaaataaaacaatgacagTTATAAGAATATCTGGTTTTACTTATTCCTTAAACTAACAATATTTGTTGGAGTTCATAAATGGAAGGTTCAGGTgttcatcttcttttttctttttttttctttcttttttgttttttgttttttggggtttttttcttctgtaaaaaaaaaaaaattactgtgtttGCAGATCTTTTATGACCTAGTGCGGCAAATTAACAGAAAAACTCCAGTGCCTGGGAAGGCCCGCAAAAAGTCAACATGTCAGCTGctttaatatattaaatgcattGTAGCTCTGAGCCAGGTAtgttaatttatctttttctctatttttatattcttctcctCTAATTTCAttaaggacactatcaagaaaatgtgtatagaatattttgttgttctaaaaaatttttttaaggtcattttaaaaaagattatttttaagatatccaTGGATTAGTATGATATccgaataatgaaaataattatttcctttatgtatcATCATCAAAAGTAGGGTCTTCCACATAAGTGACTATTCTAGAGAAGTTCATTCAGTATATACTTAAGCCCAATTGGGACCCTCGTTTGTGCTGACAGTGTAGTGGCGAACAAAACCAACCTTCTTTCCTTGTCTTAAGCTAATTCCAGTCTAGTGGAAGAGTTAGACAAACAATTGCAAAATGTGATCAATACAGGATAGAGTAAGTCCAGCACAATACTGATAATAAGAACCCCTGACACATTTATCATATGCCTAACCCTCTTAGTATTGTCCACATATTCATTGAATTCTCCCAACAATCCTATGAGGCAGgagctattattattcccatataACAGATGAGAGAACTAAAGCACAAGAAGATGATTCCTTATTCAAGTCTTGCAGTTAGTAAATAGCGTAGCCAAAATTTGAATCCTGTGATCAGAGTGCATGGTCTACATTTGAGTGATGAAGTGGCTCCCAAGCCAATGCTTAGTCACTATGCTATTATGGGGTATTACAGGAGCATATATATTTGGGGCACCAAATTTGTCAGATATGAACTGTGGATTCAAGGAAAAATCTTTCAGAGTAAGAGACATCTAAGCTCATATCCCAAGAGTtcccaggcagagaaaaaaaaaaaacacagagggatccctgggtggcgcagcggtttggcgcctgcctttggcccagggcacgatcctggagacccgggttctccctctgcctgtctctgcctctctctctctctgtgtgtaactatcataaataaataaaaattaaaaaaaaaaaaaacacagaaacaactCAGAGATGAGACAGCAAAGGAACTGAACATACAATATTTCTATATAGTTTCTGAAaacagtcatatttttttttttttttttttttgtgaaaacagtcatattaaatgagttaatgcttATAAATCAATTAGATCAGTGCCTGGTACTCCGTAAACCTTCAACTCTTAGCTACTGCTCTTTATCACCGAGAATGGTTTCTTGCTCCTTTATCATTAAAACTATATTCTGTGCCTTTAGCCTTGGGAACTTTTTAGTGTTTGTGGCTCTGCCACTTCTTATGTTAAATGGCTCTCTACTGTAGCACTCTGGCTCTGTATCTTAGGGTTTTTTCCCTACTCTCCAATTAAGGCTTTCTGTTTAGAGATACAAGCTCTCATTCCTCACCACATGCCCATTCCTAGCAGCACACGTTTGTGAGCTCATACTCTCCCATCTGTCCTATCCAATTAGCTATATTCAGTTTGCTGGGATTTAGAAAGTTTACCAAACTCATTCAGAATCTTCACTGAGGGCTTAAAGTTCAAGGCATTTATGAAAATTGTTTCAGCAGCCACATCTATATTAACAGCATTTTTGGAACTTGCAGTAAGTCTGAGCTCCAGAAGAAcagtaaaaagaaatcttttttttttttaatttttatttatttatgatagtcatacagagagagagagagagaggcagagacataggcagagggagaagcaggctccatgcaccgggagcccgacgtgggattcgatcccgggtctccagaatcgctccctgggccaaaggcaggcgccaaaccgctgcgccacccagggatcccagaaatctttttttttaacccaggaATGTATGCAGAAAATcatccaaagtaaataaatacttggcAGACAGTGAGTTCcgattttaccttttttaaaaccTCACTCACAAATTTTTTTGAGTTTAATTACGTGATTTTAGTGTAATGACAGCTTTTTCTGACATCTATCTTTAAAGTTGATAGAATTTGTTTAAATATGGAATTAGAATATTTATAACTGTCACCTGTAAAGAACCATCatgaaataaattctcttttgtcTACTTCTCTGAACCAGCTTTGTGTAGCCACTCTTCCTGGAAGAGTAAGGAAGAAAGGTCTTGATTTTCTGATACTAGAAACCCTAATGAGATGTGCGTTCTATATTTATGATGTAATTCTAGGATTGGAAACACTCATTTTGTTAATATTGCTATCTGTTTTTTAATCCTAATTCTAATAAAGTTGACCTGACCTAAAATTTTaatgtggtgtttttgtttttctgcttttaatctTCGGAAGGTAACACAGAAATTTGCACTAAGGTACATTCCCTTTTTGTGTCTAAACTTCATTTGACTGGCCTGCGAGAGGGCAGCAAAACAGATGAAGTCAttccaaaaaagatgaaaatgtctACCCGTGCTATACTTTGCTATGAGTCGTGTGGTGCATAGTCCTACATTGTCATGAATGTAATGACAAGAGCCTGTATTATATTCATTTCTAACACTTTAACGCTGTTGCTTTAATGTGTTCCTTTGGATCTTTAGTGTGCTATTTTCAACCCATgttttcaacttaattttt
The Canis lupus dingo isolate Sandy chromosome 10, ASM325472v2, whole genome shotgun sequence genome window above contains:
- the RAP1B gene encoding ras-related protein Rap-1b, with the protein product MREYKLVVLGSGGVGKSALTVQFVQGIFVEKYDPTIEDSYRKQVEVDAQQCMLEILDTAGTEQFTAMRDLYMKNGQGFALVYSITAQSTFNDLQDLREQILRVKDTDDVPMILVGNKCDLEDERVVGKEQGQNLARQWNNCAFLESSAKSKINVNEIFYDLVRQINRKTPVPGKARKKSTCQLL